In one window of Spiroplasma corruscae DNA:
- the oppB gene encoding oligopeptide ABC transporter permease OppB, protein MKLDQQDLINVDKVDKIFEEIELNDNETDLKKSKFDKLKFFFKKRGNNLKEFMGKSPLFSYALKRIIYAFITLYIAISIIFIMLSVVTTDSAYLSGVNLEKLNIEYGSEQYHRLLDNKKRLYGAYGSVFQQLFIYLRNVTPFIPKEIIKNPSLVGTEIVGEKTTVWFYLGAFMNSASGGVPGTPVLDAFSKSIPISFSVGAIAVVLSYIIGVPLGILAAKYKDKSTDSAINGTSLIITAIPSLVLISLLYKMSIYVFGANGTYADSNFSTKIWPVLGVMLLIMPYIIVNTRRYVIDEMTSDYTKFAISKGLSSRYVFYVHIFRNASIRLVKTMPEIFVITLFGSSILVERHWSIDGMSKFILNGVSNKDTYVVLGYIFISASAGVFSSLTGDLLLAVMDPRIKLTK, encoded by the coding sequence ATGAAATTAGATCAACAAGATCTCATTAATGTAGATAAAGTTGATAAAATATTTGAAGAGATTGAATTAAATGATAACGAAACAGATTTAAAAAAAAGTAAGTTTGATAAGTTGAAATTCTTTTTTAAAAAACGCGGGAATAATTTAAAAGAATTTATGGGAAAATCACCTTTATTTAGTTATGCCTTAAAAAGAATAATATATGCTTTTATTACTCTTTATATCGCAATTTCAATTATTTTTATCATGTTGAGTGTTGTTACAACTGATTCAGCCTATTTATCAGGTGTTAATTTAGAAAAATTAAATATTGAGTACGGTAGTGAACAATATCATAGATTATTGGATAATAAAAAACGTCTTTATGGTGCTTATGGGAGTGTATTTCAACAATTATTTATTTATCTTAGAAATGTTACTCCATTTATACCAAAAGAAATTATAAAGAATCCTAGTTTGGTAGGAACCGAAATTGTTGGGGAAAAAACAACAGTATGGTTTTATCTAGGCGCATTCATGAATAGTGCAAGCGGTGGTGTCCCAGGTACACCAGTTCTTGACGCTTTCTCTAAATCAATTCCTATTTCATTTAGTGTTGGTGCTATCGCTGTTGTTCTTTCGTATATTATTGGTGTTCCTCTTGGTATTTTAGCGGCAAAGTATAAAGACAAATCAACTGACAGCGCAATTAATGGAACAAGTTTAATAATAACTGCAATACCATCTCTTGTTTTAATATCTTTATTATACAAAATGTCTATTTATGTATTTGGTGCTAATGGTACTTATGCAGATTCGAACTTTAGTACAAAAATTTGACCAGTTTTGGGGGTTATGTTATTAATAATGCCTTACATAATCGTTAATACTAGAAGATATGTTATTGATGAAATGACTTCTGATTATACAAAGTTTGCAATTTCCAAAGGTCTAAGCTCAAGATATGTATTTTATGTTCATATATTTAGAAATGCAAGCATAAGATTAGTGAAAACAATGCCTGAAATATTTGTTATCACATTATTTGGTTCTAGTATTCTTGTTGAAAGACATTGATCTATTGATGGTATGAGTAAGTTTATTTTAAATGGTGTTTCTAATAAAGATACATATGTTGTTTTAGGATATATATTTATATCAGCTTCAGCTGGTGTTTTCTCGAGTTTAACAGGAGACTTATTACTTGCGGTAATGGACCCTAGAATTAAGTTGACAAAATAG
- the oppC gene encoding oligopeptide ABC transporter permease OppC, whose product MEQNLYSLEEMQQINPKLFKLIGSKFEEAERINNKPYSYWKSVFTRVLKSKTFLISIILLVIVIIMASSIGIGQEPVPVNPPSINIEAPSLEHLFGLGRFGEDLWTKMWIGTRTTLIFTFIVALVQIALGIVIGSIWGYYRKLDITFIEVTRFLTLIPSLILWLIVIFLFGGISTLPIIIFAISLTSWIELSSIIRVQIIIIRNAEYNIASRVLGTPNHKIIKKNILPKILPIIIQTSTFAIPTAIGLDSLLAYYNFGFVTNSLDQASLGSILNELLLGSDWEVYPHLLIIPVIFVGGISLLFFLAGKVFADSLDPKTHR is encoded by the coding sequence ATGGAACAAAATTTATACTCTCTTGAAGAGATGCAACAAATTAACCCAAAATTATTTAAATTAATTGGTAGTAAGTTTGAAGAAGCGGAAAGAATAAACAACAAACCTTATAGCTATTGAAAATCAGTATTTACAAGAGTTTTAAAATCAAAAACATTCTTAATTTCAATCATATTATTAGTAATTGTAATAATTATGGCTTCTTCAATAGGGATTGGTCAAGAACCAGTTCCTGTAAATCCACCTTCAATTAATATTGAAGCACCAAGTCTAGAACATTTATTTGGTTTAGGTAGATTTGGTGAAGATTTATGAACCAAGATGTGAATTGGTACAAGGACTACTTTGATATTTACATTTATCGTTGCTCTTGTTCAAATAGCTTTAGGAATAGTTATTGGTTCAATATGAGGTTATTATAGAAAATTAGATATTACTTTTATTGAAGTAACAAGATTTTTAACATTAATACCTTCTCTAATTTTATGATTAATAGTAATATTTTTATTTGGTGGTATTTCTACTCTTCCTATAATTATTTTTGCAATCTCTCTAACAAGTTGGATTGAATTATCAAGTATAATAAGAGTTCAAATTATTATCATTAGAAATGCAGAATATAATATTGCATCTAGAGTTCTTGGTACTCCAAATCATAAGATTATTAAAAAAAATATATTACCAAAAATACTTCCAATTATCATTCAAACATCAACTTTTGCAATACCAACTGCTATTGGATTAGACTCTTTGCTAGCGTATTATAATTTTGGTTTTGTAACAAATAGTTTAGATCAGGCTTCATTGGGTTCAATATTAAACGAATTATTATTAGGTTCTGATTGAGAAGTTTACCCACATTTATTAATTATTCCAGTAATATTTGTTGGAGGAATATCATTATTATTTTTCTTAGCGGGAAAAGTATTTGCAGATTCACTTGACCCTAAAACTCATAGATAG